A genomic stretch from Streptomyces sp. SAI-127 includes:
- a CDS encoding antibiotic biosynthesis monooxygenase, producing the protein MIAKYGFNATLTARPGMGDRLVDLLLTGLDEGSPGASEHCVVYLVSRSASAPDVVHVSEGWTSEEDHHRVFAGEAAQAIVAQIDGLLTEESEYTDYVPVRGKAAF; encoded by the coding sequence ATGATTGCCAAGTACGGATTCAACGCCACCCTGACCGCCAGGCCCGGAATGGGCGACAGGCTGGTCGACCTGCTGTTGACCGGTCTCGACGAGGGCAGCCCGGGCGCGAGCGAACACTGCGTCGTCTATCTCGTCTCCCGCTCCGCGTCCGCCCCTGATGTCGTCCACGTCAGCGAGGGCTGGACCAGCGAGGAGGACCACCACCGGGTCTTCGCCGGCGAGGCCGCCCAGGCCATCGTGGCGCAGATCGACGGGCTGCTGACCGAGGAGTCGGAGTACACCGACTACGTCCCGGTCCGCGGCAAGGCCGCCTTCTGA
- a CDS encoding DUF4232 domain-containing protein, with protein MPTASRTAPAVLAAALLLTACGSQSFSPGGGTGGGPVRAEALCPSDFSRYGSPPSSEPSVRPSGTPTALPLPSAGGTAEDGVKITALYAWGQESGCAGVAYSADFELTNQQTETATYTLTIGFLSASGGAVDNAERTVEAVGPGRTVKGTVVMGEPVGNAPEVTGVEVIKTRSVPEAEASSASGTCPKSGMRLYADQGDAAMGLRVVGLHLVNCGTGPLQLNGYPKLAIQDEDHHTVHGIRILQGTDQISTGLGGDSSPQPVVLRPGEAAVAGLAWRNTTQAGEPVNAPYVRVWATPAAAPVMVVPELDLGTTGKLGVGPWRKDETHREPATTAAARP; from the coding sequence ATGCCGACCGCCTCCCGCACCGCTCCCGCCGTCCTCGCCGCTGCCCTGCTGCTCACCGCCTGCGGTTCCCAGAGCTTCTCGCCGGGCGGGGGTACCGGCGGCGGCCCGGTCCGGGCCGAGGCACTGTGCCCGTCGGACTTCTCCCGGTACGGCAGCCCGCCGTCCTCAGAACCGTCCGTTCGTCCCTCCGGCACACCGACCGCGCTGCCCCTGCCCTCCGCCGGAGGCACGGCCGAGGACGGCGTCAAGATCACCGCGCTGTACGCCTGGGGACAGGAGAGCGGCTGCGCGGGAGTCGCCTACAGCGCGGACTTCGAGCTGACCAACCAGCAGACGGAGACCGCCACGTACACGTTGACCATCGGGTTCCTCTCAGCCTCCGGCGGCGCGGTCGACAACGCGGAACGGACCGTCGAGGCGGTCGGGCCGGGGCGGACCGTCAAGGGCACCGTCGTCATGGGCGAGCCGGTCGGGAACGCGCCCGAGGTGACGGGCGTCGAGGTGATCAAGACTCGTAGCGTCCCGGAAGCCGAGGCGTCGTCCGCCTCGGGAACGTGCCCGAAGTCGGGCATGCGCCTCTACGCCGACCAGGGGGACGCAGCCATGGGGCTGCGCGTCGTCGGCCTGCACCTGGTCAACTGCGGTACCGGGCCCCTTCAACTCAACGGCTACCCGAAGCTCGCGATCCAGGACGAGGACCACCACACCGTGCACGGCATTCGCATCCTCCAGGGGACCGATCAGATCAGCACCGGCCTCGGTGGGGACAGCAGCCCGCAACCGGTCGTCCTGCGACCTGGTGAGGCCGCGGTGGCCGGGCTGGCCTGGCGGAACACCACCCAGGCCGGCGAACCGGTCAACGCGCCATACGTCCGTGTATGGGCCACGCCCGCAGCCGCTCCCGTGATGGTGGTCCCGGAACTCGACCTCGGGACGACCGGAAAGCTCGGCGTCGGCCCGTGGCGGAAGGACGAGACGCACCGGGAGCCCGCCACCACCGCCGCCGCGCGTCCGTGA
- a CDS encoding alpha/beta hydrolase yields the protein MTTARPALDRELRELLADMPLMSQLSTEFLGQLRRLPSTPIDSLLAHRRVDRRDITVPATDGAPIPLSVFSPANTDRITAAPCIYWMHGGGMVMGDRFSQIDIPLEWLDAFGAVVVSVDYRLAPEATGTALVDDCYQGLLWIAEHAEELGIDPARIVVAGASAGGGLAAGVTLLARDLGTPAIAAQILICPMLDHRNTSASSRQYSGGPGVWTREMNEFAWRAVLGDLTDEAVPEYVSPALAEDLSGLPTTYIDTGSAEVFRDEDTDYATRIWAAGGQAELHVWAGGFHGFDALYPKANISATARRTRTDWLARVLPSNGPANR from the coding sequence ATGACCACAGCGCGACCCGCCCTGGACCGCGAACTGCGTGAACTGCTCGCCGATATGCCGCTGATGTCCCAGCTCAGCACGGAGTTCCTGGGCCAACTGCGCCGGCTCCCCTCGACGCCCATCGATTCCCTGCTCGCACACCGGCGAGTCGACCGGCGCGATATCACCGTGCCCGCCACGGACGGTGCCCCGATCCCTCTGTCGGTCTTCAGCCCCGCGAACACTGACCGCATCACCGCCGCACCCTGCATCTACTGGATGCACGGCGGCGGGATGGTCATGGGTGACCGTTTCTCGCAGATCGACATCCCGCTGGAGTGGCTCGACGCGTTCGGCGCGGTCGTGGTCTCCGTGGACTACCGGCTGGCACCCGAGGCCACCGGCACCGCCCTCGTCGACGACTGCTACCAGGGGCTGCTCTGGATCGCCGAACACGCCGAAGAACTGGGCATCGACCCTGCACGGATCGTCGTCGCCGGCGCCAGCGCGGGCGGCGGCCTCGCCGCCGGTGTCACCCTGTTGGCTCGCGACCTCGGCACCCCGGCGATCGCCGCGCAGATACTTATCTGCCCCATGCTCGACCACCGCAACACCAGCGCCTCCAGTCGCCAGTACTCCGGCGGGCCCGGCGTCTGGACCCGCGAGATGAACGAGTTCGCATGGCGCGCCGTCCTCGGCGACCTCACTGACGAGGCGGTGCCCGAGTACGTCTCGCCGGCGTTGGCCGAGGACCTCTCGGGCCTGCCCACCACCTACATCGACACCGGCTCCGCCGAAGTCTTCCGAGACGAGGACACCGACTACGCCACCCGTATCTGGGCGGCCGGCGGCCAGGCCGAACTCCACGTCTGGGCGGGCGGCTTCCACGGGTTCGACGCCCTGTACCCGAAGGCAAACATCTCGGCCACAGCCCGCCGAACCCGCACGGACTGGCTCGCCCGGGTCCTGCCCTCGAACGGCCCCGCAAATAGGTGA
- a CDS encoding superoxide dismutase has translation MGTYALPDMPYDYAALEPAITGQILELHHAKHHAAYVKGANDTLEQIAEAREKDQITPTSLVGLEKTYAFNLSGHVLHSVFWQNLSPDGGDRPDGALADALDEHLGGFEAFKKQLTVATASVQGSGWGVLAWEPLGKRLIVEQVYDHHGNVGQGSTPLLVFDAWEHAYYLQYKNVRPDYVTKLWDLVNWEDVTARYTAATGA, from the coding sequence ATGGGCACCTACGCGCTTCCCGACATGCCCTACGACTACGCCGCGCTGGAGCCGGCCATCACCGGGCAGATCCTGGAACTGCACCACGCCAAGCACCACGCCGCCTACGTCAAGGGCGCCAACGACACCCTCGAACAGATCGCCGAGGCCCGGGAGAAGGACCAGATCACGCCCACCTCGCTGGTCGGTCTGGAGAAGACCTACGCCTTCAACCTCTCCGGCCACGTCCTGCACTCGGTCTTCTGGCAGAACCTCTCCCCGGACGGCGGCGACCGCCCGGACGGCGCCCTCGCTGACGCCCTCGACGAACACCTCGGCGGCTTCGAAGCCTTCAAGAAGCAGCTCACCGTCGCGACCGCCTCCGTCCAGGGCTCCGGTTGGGGCGTGCTGGCCTGGGAGCCCCTGGGCAAGCGCCTGATCGTCGAGCAGGTCTACGACCACCACGGCAACGTCGGCCAGGGCAGCACCCCACTCCTGGTCTTCGACGCGTGGGAGCACGCTTACTACCTGCAGTACAAGAACGTCCGCCCCGACTACGTCACCAAGCTGTGGGACCTGGTCAACTGGGAAGACGTCACCGCCCGTTACACCGCAGCAACCGGCGCCTGA